In Saccharicrinis fermentans DSM 9555 = JCM 21142, a genomic segment contains:
- the gdhA gene encoding NADP-specific glutamate dehydrogenase, producing the protein MDAKIKEFIDGVRMKNPGEDEFLQAVEEVVETVWDFYQENPHYQKAKILERMTEPERVIMFRVPWVDDSGEVQVNRGFRVEFNSAIGPYKGGLRFHPSVTLSGLKFLGFEQTFKNSLTSLPMGGGKGGSDFNPKGKSDNEIMRFCQAFMSELFRHIGPNTDVPAGDIGVGGREIGYLFGQYKKLRNEFTGVLTGKGQEFGGSLIRPEATGFGAIYFVREMLAAKGETLKGKTVALSGFGNVAWGAAQKAVELGGKVVTLSGPDGYIYDPEGVSGEKIDFLLELRASNQDVIQPYAEKYGVEFFEGKKPWQQKVDVAIPCAIQNELNEDDCKMLIENGCQLIAEASNMGCTAEAAFLATEKIIFAPGKAVNAGGVAVSGLEMSQNSMRFNWNEVEVDKRLNEIMINIHKVCVQYGTELNGKVNYIKGANVGGFVKVADAMIAQGVV; encoded by the coding sequence ATGGATGCAAAAATAAAAGAGTTTATAGATGGTGTTAGGATGAAAAATCCGGGAGAGGATGAATTTTTACAAGCTGTTGAAGAAGTTGTAGAAACAGTTTGGGACTTTTATCAAGAAAATCCACATTATCAAAAAGCTAAGATACTTGAGCGTATGACAGAGCCTGAGCGTGTTATCATGTTCAGAGTGCCATGGGTTGATGATAGCGGCGAAGTTCAGGTGAATAGGGGCTTTAGAGTAGAATTTAATAGCGCAATAGGTCCCTATAAAGGCGGTCTGCGATTTCACCCTAGTGTGACCCTGAGTGGCCTAAAGTTCTTAGGTTTTGAGCAAACATTTAAAAACAGTCTGACCAGTCTGCCTATGGGAGGCGGTAAAGGAGGATCTGATTTTAATCCGAAAGGAAAGTCTGATAATGAAATAATGCGTTTTTGTCAGGCCTTTATGAGTGAGTTGTTCCGTCATATTGGACCTAACACGGATGTTCCAGCTGGTGACATTGGTGTTGGCGGTCGTGAAATAGGTTATCTTTTTGGTCAGTATAAAAAATTACGTAATGAATTTACAGGAGTATTAACCGGAAAAGGGCAAGAGTTTGGAGGTAGCCTCATTCGTCCAGAAGCGACTGGTTTTGGTGCAATTTATTTTGTCCGTGAAATGTTGGCCGCCAAGGGAGAAACCTTGAAAGGAAAAACTGTGGCTTTATCCGGCTTTGGTAATGTGGCCTGGGGGGCAGCTCAAAAGGCCGTTGAATTGGGAGGTAAAGTGGTTACTTTATCAGGACCAGATGGATATATTTATGATCCGGAAGGAGTGTCAGGAGAAAAAATAGACTTTTTGTTAGAATTGCGCGCTTCAAATCAGGACGTGATTCAACCTTATGCCGAAAAATATGGTGTTGAATTTTTCGAAGGTAAAAAACCCTGGCAACAAAAAGTCGACGTGGCTATTCCTTGTGCAATTCAAAACGAATTAAATGAGGATGACTGTAAGATGTTAATTGAAAATGGTTGTCAGTTGATTGCAGAAGCTTCTAATATGGGATGTACTGCAGAAGCCGCATTTTTAGCTACAGAAAAAATTATTTTTGCACCTGGTAAGGCTGTTAATGCTGGTGGAGTTGCGGTTTCAGGACTAGAAATGAGTCAAAACAGCATGCGATTTAACTGGAATGAGGTAGAAGTAGATAAAAGGTTGAATGAAATTATGATTAACATCCATAAGGTGTGCGTTCAATATGGTACAGAATTGAATGGAAAAGTTAACTACATCAAAGGTGCCAATGTGGGTGGTTTTGTAAAAGTGGCAGATGCCATGATTGCTCAGGGAGTTGTATAA
- a CDS encoding cobyric acid synthase: MNNHKLRPIMFVGTCSDAGKSLVNAGFCRVFKQDGFNPAPFKAQNMSLNSYATPEGLEIGRAQAVQAEACQTAPSVYMNPVLLKPTGEMKSQIVLLGKPVGDQSAYAYFKENDRAELFEAAVDSFQKLNAQFNPIVMEGAGSISELNLKKRDITNMRIALRTGADVYLVADIDRGGIFGSVYGTIALLTQEEKEAVKGIIVNKFRGDARLFEEGKQILEELTGKPVVGVLPHFADLYIEEEDSVSLTNKNKHAIAGKVNIAVVRLEQLSNFTDFNALSMHPSVHLYYTLEKEELKNADIIILPGSKNTIADLNRLKSLGVDQEIQNAYRNGKTVIGICGGYQMMGVAIKDPDGIEGAALETEGLCLLPVETVLENSKVTEQGDFYFKDQDELCHGYEIHMGKTNPVNEAYMPVNKLPDGSDEGCWVNEKCWGSYFHGILDNQVVINELLGEFGVENHDFDYVEYKEKNYDQLADYIRQYMDLDYIYKLLKR, from the coding sequence ATGAACAATCATAAACTAAGGCCTATAATGTTTGTGGGCACATGTTCGGATGCGGGAAAGAGCTTGGTAAATGCAGGATTTTGTAGGGTCTTTAAGCAGGATGGTTTTAATCCGGCTCCCTTTAAGGCGCAAAATATGTCGCTCAATAGTTATGCAACTCCCGAAGGACTGGAGATAGGAAGGGCACAGGCTGTTCAGGCTGAAGCATGCCAGACGGCGCCCTCGGTCTATATGAATCCGGTGCTGTTGAAGCCAACGGGAGAGATGAAGTCTCAAATAGTGTTGCTGGGTAAGCCGGTTGGTGATCAGTCTGCCTATGCGTATTTTAAGGAGAATGACAGGGCCGAATTATTTGAAGCAGCAGTGGATTCTTTTCAAAAACTGAATGCTCAGTTTAATCCTATTGTTATGGAGGGAGCAGGAAGCATATCTGAGCTAAACCTAAAAAAGAGAGATATCACCAATATGCGTATTGCATTGAGAACTGGAGCAGATGTATATTTGGTGGCTGATATAGATCGTGGAGGCATTTTTGGAAGTGTGTATGGTACAATTGCCTTGCTGACACAGGAAGAGAAAGAGGCGGTGAAAGGGATTATTGTTAATAAATTCAGGGGGGATGCACGTTTGTTTGAGGAAGGAAAACAAATATTGGAGGAATTAACAGGAAAACCAGTTGTTGGTGTACTGCCTCATTTTGCCGATTTATATATAGAAGAAGAAGATTCAGTTAGTCTTACTAATAAGAATAAACACGCCATTGCGGGTAAGGTAAATATTGCAGTGGTTAGATTAGAGCAGCTCTCGAATTTTACCGACTTTAATGCTTTGTCCATGCATCCTTCGGTTCATCTTTATTATACCTTAGAAAAGGAAGAATTAAAAAATGCAGATATCATTATTCTTCCTGGCTCCAAGAACACGATCGCTGATTTAAATAGGCTCAAGTCCCTGGGAGTAGATCAGGAAATACAAAATGCATACAGGAATGGTAAAACAGTTATCGGTATTTGTGGTGGGTATCAAATGATGGGTGTTGCCATCAAAGATCCTGATGGTATCGAAGGTGCAGCATTGGAAACTGAGGGGCTGTGCTTGCTTCCGGTAGAAACCGTTCTGGAAAATTCTAAAGTTACAGAACAAGGTGATTTTTACTTTAAAGATCAGGATGAACTGTGTCATGGTTATGAAATACATATGGGTAAAACAAATCCTGTAAATGAAGCATATATGCCAGTGAACAAGTTGCCGGATGGAAGCGATGAGGGCTGTTGGGTAAATGAGAAATGTTGGGGATCCTATTTTCATGGTATACTGGATAATCAAGTTGTTATAAACGAACTGTTAGGTGAATTCGGTGTAGAAAATCATGACTTTGACTATGTAGAATATAAGGAGAAAAATTACGATCAGTTGGCGGATTATATACGTCAATATATGGACTTGGATTATATATATAAACTCCTGAAACGATAA
- a CDS encoding alpha-L-rhamnosidase-related protein, producing the protein MKILTFIIVLASLISCQNKSKTLYQNSDFSIYPNKVTQGPFVAEVQPDGSITSNYKSPSNQPPQRTIEIKFSINQKDNELPFATNHQIVVKPKNGQYTTPLITFGKQFIDKEPGTHEALESDISMTVKLDMNPVFQSFEKDGYYQDLNGHKIYKEDFKGVFLAGNITPLNFDFENLQENVQLKDSNNDHIYELTIDINTFDPDRYVKPQWKLSKDISNYPQLKSDHQLIEALYNMALEETVLLSEQDGTFRTGAKWSGVWTRDVSYSIVLGMGMVDIQRAKKSLLKKTNRNRIIQDTGSGGAWPVSSDRTTWAMAAWEIYLISGDPLWLDYCYQVISNSVEDDRIVVFNPDYGLYRGESSFLDWRIQTYPRWMDNVDIYSSMNLGTNLVHYRTLHILSKMAELQKQTVQAEKYAQWAAQLKEAINQHFWNEEKGYYSQYLYGRNFTYHSPKSEALGESFSVLFDVADDRKASVIENTPVLTWGIPCVYPQIPDIRPYHNNGIWPFVQSFWNMSAAKAANETALEHGLSALYRASAMFLTNKENMVAENGDFITALNSDRQLWSVAGNLGMVYKILFGIQFTPDNKITFSPFIPQSYRGEMQLSNLKIRNKEFTITINGYGNQIKTFILDGKESALHEVSLVGKAKHTIEIEMANKTIGGRINLVHNKFHLNTPQAHIQKNTLIWNKIDGAQAYEIFKNGQPLETSKENYIDQLITNAEYTIRAIDKQGDMSFLSEPVLYSPELIRTNIKPFTKDKGLTVDASPKNFIEVSKTKNRTLEWTTSITEPGHYKLYFEYANGNGPWNTDNKCAIRTLWINNTKVAPIIMAQRGLNEWANIGHSNIIDVQLKKSKNTFKISFEPENENMNFDNNKALIGNMCMIKTE; encoded by the coding sequence ATGAAAATATTGACTTTTATTATCGTTTTAGCCAGCTTGATTAGCTGTCAAAACAAATCAAAAACTTTATACCAAAACTCAGATTTTTCCATTTATCCTAACAAGGTAACCCAAGGCCCTTTTGTAGCAGAAGTACAACCCGATGGTTCCATTACCAGCAATTACAAAAGTCCCTCCAACCAACCACCCCAAAGAACCATAGAAATCAAATTCAGTATTAACCAAAAAGACAACGAATTACCCTTTGCCACCAACCATCAAATTGTAGTGAAACCTAAAAATGGACAATATACCACGCCCCTGATTACTTTTGGGAAGCAATTCATTGATAAAGAGCCTGGTACACATGAAGCCCTAGAGTCCGACATCAGCATGACTGTAAAATTAGATATGAACCCTGTATTCCAATCTTTTGAAAAAGATGGATATTACCAAGACTTGAACGGGCATAAGATTTATAAGGAAGATTTTAAAGGTGTTTTTTTGGCTGGTAACATCACGCCCCTCAACTTTGATTTTGAAAACCTACAAGAAAACGTACAGTTAAAAGACAGCAATAACGACCACATTTACGAACTTACTATAGACATTAACACCTTTGACCCCGATAGATACGTTAAGCCCCAATGGAAGCTTTCAAAGGATATTTCAAACTATCCACAATTAAAAAGCGACCATCAGTTAATAGAAGCATTGTACAACATGGCTTTGGAAGAGACTGTATTACTAAGCGAACAAGACGGGACCTTTAGGACAGGTGCCAAATGGTCTGGAGTCTGGACGAGGGATGTAAGTTATTCTATCGTTTTAGGCATGGGCATGGTTGATATTCAAAGAGCTAAAAAATCGTTGTTAAAGAAAACAAACAGAAACAGGATTATTCAAGATACAGGATCAGGAGGGGCATGGCCAGTATCATCCGATAGAACAACCTGGGCTATGGCTGCTTGGGAGATATATTTAATATCAGGCGATCCATTGTGGTTAGATTACTGTTATCAGGTGATCAGCAATAGCGTAGAAGACGACAGGATAGTGGTTTTTAACCCAGACTATGGATTGTACCGAGGAGAGTCATCATTTTTAGATTGGCGTATTCAAACCTACCCAAGATGGATGGACAATGTAGATATCTATAGTTCCATGAATCTGGGTACCAACCTGGTTCATTACCGAACCTTGCACATCCTATCAAAAATGGCTGAACTACAGAAACAAACAGTGCAAGCTGAAAAATATGCCCAATGGGCAGCCCAACTAAAAGAAGCCATCAACCAACATTTTTGGAATGAAGAAAAAGGATATTACTCCCAATACCTTTACGGCAGAAACTTCACATACCATTCACCAAAATCCGAAGCACTTGGAGAGAGCTTCTCTGTACTATTTGATGTTGCCGATGACAGAAAGGCATCCGTGATTGAAAACACCCCTGTTCTTACCTGGGGTATTCCTTGTGTATATCCGCAGATACCAGATATTCGACCATACCATAATAATGGAATCTGGCCTTTTGTACAATCCTTTTGGAATATGTCTGCGGCCAAAGCAGCAAACGAAACAGCCTTAGAACATGGACTAAGCGCCTTATACCGAGCATCTGCTATGTTTTTGACCAATAAAGAAAATATGGTGGCTGAGAACGGAGATTTCATAACAGCACTCAACTCTGACAGACAATTATGGAGTGTTGCAGGCAACTTGGGTATGGTATATAAAATATTGTTTGGTATTCAATTTACGCCAGATAATAAAATTACTTTTTCGCCTTTTATCCCCCAAAGCTATCGTGGTGAAATGCAGTTAAGCAATTTAAAAATAAGAAACAAGGAGTTTACCATTACCATTAACGGATACGGAAACCAAATAAAGACATTTATATTAGATGGCAAAGAAAGTGCTTTACATGAGGTGTCACTGGTGGGAAAAGCAAAGCATACGATAGAAATAGAAATGGCCAATAAGACTATTGGAGGCCGCATAAACCTGGTGCACAACAAATTTCATTTAAACACCCCACAAGCACATATTCAAAAAAACACACTCATTTGGAACAAAATTGATGGTGCACAAGCATATGAGATCTTTAAAAACGGTCAACCATTAGAAACCTCCAAAGAAAACTATATCGATCAGCTAATAACAAATGCCGAATATACAATCAGAGCCATCGATAAACAAGGTGACATGTCATTTTTAAGCGAACCTGTTTTATACAGTCCGGAATTAATTAGAACGAATATTAAACCCTTTACCAAAGACAAAGGCCTTACTGTAGACGCATCTCCCAAAAACTTCATTGAAGTTTCCAAAACAAAAAACAGAACGCTGGAGTGGACAACTTCTATTACGGAACCAGGCCATTACAAACTTTATTTTGAATATGCCAACGGCAATGGCCCTTGGAATACAGACAACAAGTGCGCCATCAGAACACTATGGATTAACAACACCAAGGTAGCACCTATCATCATGGCGCAACGAGGCTTAAATGAATGGGCCAACATTGGCCA